Below is a window of Camelina sativa cultivar DH55 chromosome 11, Cs, whole genome shotgun sequence DNA.
AGGTAACAGAGTTTTACATGCATTCTACtctcaattttttcttatagttttgatgactttttatatcttttgttttctggaatgtgttttttttttactaactgTTAACTAATGCTTGTTTCACGAAATATGCAATAAGAATAACCTAGTTTGTTTTCATGTAGATAATAGTTGGTAATGAGTGTTGGCTGTGTATTCCTGGATATGATCACGTGGCTTGTTGTGTTCTCGTCTACGATGTCTACAACAGGCAATCGTTTGAGAATCTCACTAAGCATATTGAAGAGTTCTTTGTCTTGGTATAAAGCCTCTCACACCATGcattctatattatttttgaatattggttattaaagtgatctttcttattttatttatttttgtaattcttaGGCTAATCCAAAAGCCTATAAATTCAAGTTCGTTGTCTTGGGGAACAAGATTGACAAGATAGGGGaacgatgatttttttttcctttttcttttggaggcttttctctctttcctcaTTACATTTCAATTAAGAAAGATTTTGTTGGTTCGGTTTgcttttaaacaatttaattcgGTTCAGATTTGATTATGTTTATGACAAAATATATCTATCCAATTTGATCGtcttaaaaaagtttttggaCATTAAATCACTTGATCCTCATATTGCAATATACAGACACCAAATTGTTTAACGGTTCTAGACCTGTTATTGCAATATATTAGCGATTTCGATGCAAGAGAGAAAGATATAGATCACTTCTTCAACCATAACTAGCACAagtagaataataataataataatctacaaTGGAGGAGGCATTGATAGATGCTGACTTCATAATACAAACCATGGCAAGATTTATCTCTCAACCTCATACCCATTATGCTTTTAAGACCATCaccatttccttcttttttttacagcataactgtttaaaaaaaattacataagcTAAACTATCTTTTTCTTGCCTTTTTTGGACTGGAAACATATAGATGTTAGAGAAGACGAGCCAAAGAGTGACACAACAAGtgtgttgttttttaaaaaagttcacCTGTAAaaactctcaaatctctctgtATGGGGGATAGAGAGCAAATAAAcaaagtgatgatgatggtcttGGTTTCACTGAGAGTTTTTCACGCCACGCCTGTGAAAATCCGAAACTGTTGGAGGTATCTACATGATGATGGTAAGACGTAGGGGGTCAGATTTTGTCTAAGAAGCTGGTTGCTCAAGATTATATGAACAAAACGGTCCAATGTCGTCTTCACCAGCCCGATAGACGAACACTTTGTGGCAGTTGCATCTGCTTTTATCTCCAAATTAACTAACCAAACAAAGAGGAATATGAAACACAAAGTCAGATAGAGAGAGCTggagaaataaataatatcttttCTAAAACGTCAAAGAAGAGAGAGCTggagaaataaataatatcttttCTAAAACGTCAAAGAAGAGAGGAGGTGAGAAATATATTTCAAGACGCTTACATGCTTAGTGCGGTAGCCTACAAAGAGATTCTGAGGTTTGTTATTGCCATGAGGATTGCTTATATCCATCCCATCCACCGTCTGTTTCCTTCCTCTTGAGAGAACCACCTGACATTTGATACATTCTTGCTTGATCATCTTTCAAAGGTAATTGCCTTTGCACTAGTGTTGCTTCATCTCTCCCATCAGTTTCATGCCCTCCTGGCCCGGAATTTAAGTCAAGACCTGATCTAAACCACTGGGCACTGTTGTTATCTGACACTCCACCATTGCTACTACCATTTGGGAGGTTTACGACATAAGGCCTTGGATAATTAGACGGGATGGCAACTCCTGGACCCAATATTTGAGAGTTGACAGGAGGGAAACAAAGCCTGCCACTTGATGAAGAGTCCATGTATGGTGTTGAAGCACCTGAAAAATTTGTTGAGGCTAGAGGAAAACTAGTTCCAAAAGGAAACCCGGGATACTGATACGCTGTGGGCGGAAATGAAACTGCCGGAGAAGATAGCAAAACTGGGCCTCTAAACATTTCCGGTGTAAATGAGGAAACTCCGGATGTTGGACCCACCATCCTCTGCGGTCCATTGCTGGTAATAACTGGAAAAGGCTGATCACCTCGATCAGGCAAGACTTGAGGAATGCCCATTGCTGAATAATTGTTAGCAGCAGGAAACCAAGATGAGAAGCCAGCTGCCATATTATCACTATTCATTCTTATTCCAGAGATCATTGGCTGTGATGTCAAGCTACTTCGGGACTGTTGAGAAAAAGCAATAGATGACTCCACGTTCAACTCATCAACAGCGGGTCCATCGtttaaatcaaaatctctaCGACCACCAGAAGATAAGTTNNNNNNNNNNNNNNNNNNNNNNNNNNNNNNNNNNNNNNNNNNNNNNNNNNNNNNNNNNNNNNNNNNNNNNNNNNNNNNNNNNNNNNNNNNNNNNNNNNNNNNNNNNNNNNNNNNNNNNNNNNNNNNNNNNNNNNNNNNNNNNNNNNNNNNNNNNNNNNNNNNNNNNNNNNNNNNNNNNNNNNNNNNNNNNNNNNNNNNNNNNNNNNNNNNNNNNNNNNNNNNNNNNNNNNNNNNNNNNNNNNNNNNNNNNNNNNNNNNNNNNNNNNNNNNNNNNNNNNNNNNNNNNNNNNNNNNNNNNNNNNNNNNNNNNNNNNNNNNNNNNNNNNNNNNNNNNNNNNNNNNNNNNNNNNNNNNNNNNNNNNNNNNNNNNNNNNNNNNNNNNNNNNNNNNNNNNNNNNNNNNNNNNNNNNNNNNNNNNNNNNNNNNNNNNNNNNNNNNNNNNNNNNNNNNNNNNNNNNNNNNNNNNNNNNNNNNNNNNNNNNNNNNNNNNNNNNNNNNNNNNNNNNNNNNNNNNNNNNNNNNNNNNNNNNNNNNNNNNNNNNNNNNNNNNNNNNNNNNNNNNNNNNNNNNNNNNNNNNNNNNNNNNNNNNNNNNNNNNNNNNNNNNNNNNNNNNNNNNNNNNNNNNNNNNNNNNNNNNNNNNNNNNNNNNNNNNNNNNNNNNNNNNNNNNNNNNNNNNNNNNNNNNNNNNNNNNNNNNNNNNNNNNNNNNNNNNNNNNNNNNNNNNNNNNNNNNNNNNNNNNNNNNNNNNNNNNNNNNNNNNNNNNNNNNNNNNNNNNNNNNNNNNNNNNNNNNNNNNNNNNNNNNNNNNNNNNNNNNNNNNNNNNNNNNNNNNNNNNNNNNNNNNNNNNNNNNNNNNNNNNNNNNNNNNNNNNNNNNNNNNNNNNNNNNNNNNNNNNNNNNNNNNNNNNNNNNNNNNNNNNNNNNNNNNNNNNNNNNNNNNNNNNNNNNNNNNNNNNNNNNNNNNNNNNNNNNNNNNNNNNNNNNNNNNNNNNNNNNNNNNNNNNNNNNNNNNNNNNNNNNNNNNNNNNNNNNNNNNNNNNNNNNNNNNNNNNNNNNNNNNNNNNNNNNNNNNNNNNNNNNNNNNNNNNNNNNNNNNNNNNNNNNNNNNNNNNNNNNNNNNNNNNNNNNNNNNNNNNNNNNNNNNNNNNNNNNNNNNNNNNNNNNNNNNNNNNNNNNNNNNNNNNNNNNNNNNNNNNNNNNNNNNNNNNNNNNNNNNNNNNNNNNNNNNNNNNNNNNNNNNNNNNNNNNNNNNNNNNNNNNNNNNNNNNNNNNNNNNNNNNNNNNNNNNNNNNNNNNNNNNNNNNNNNNNNNNNNNNNNNNNNNNNNNNNNNNNNNNNNNNNNNNNNNNNNNNNNNNNNNNNNNNNNNNNNNNNNNNNNNNNNNNNNNNNNNNNNNNNNNNNNNNNNNNNNNNNNNNNNNNNNNNNNNNNNNNNNNNNNNNNNNNNNNNNNNNNNNNNNNNNNNNNNNNNNNNNNNNNNNNNNNNNNNNNNNNNNNNNNNNNNNNNNNNNNNNNNNNNNNNNNNNNNNNNNNNNNNNNNNNNNNNNNNNNNNNNNNNNNNNNNNNNNNNNNNNNNNNNNNNNNNNNNNNNNNNNNNNNNNNNNNNNNNNNNNNNNNNNNNNNNNNNNNNNNNNNNNNNNNNNNNNNNNNNNNNNNNNNNNNNNNNNNNNNNNNNNNNNNNNNNNNNNNNNNNNNNNNNNNNNNNNNNNNNNNNNNNNNNNNNNNNNNNNNNNNNNNNNNNNNNNNNNNNNNNNNNNNNNNNNNNNNNNNNNNNNNNNNNNNNNNNNNNNNNNNNNNNNNNNNNNNNNNNNNNNNNNNNNNNNNNNNNNNNNNNNNNNNNNNNNNNNNNNNNNNNNNNNNNNNNNNNNNNNNNNNNNNNNNNNNNNNNNNNNNNNNNNNNNNNNNNNNNNNNNNNNNNNNNNNNNNNNNNNNNNNNNNNNNNNNNNNNNNNNNNNNNNNNNNNNNNNNNNNNNNNNNNNNNNNNNNNNNNNNNNNNNNNNNNNNNNNNNNNNNNNNNNNNNNNNNNNNNNNNNNNNNNNNNNNNNNNNNNNNNNNNNNNNNNNNNNNNNNNNNNNNNNNNNNNNNNNNNNNNNNNNNNNNNNNNNNNNNNNNNNNNNNNNNNNNNNNNNNNNNNNNNNNNNNNNNNNNNNNNNNNNNNNNNNNNNNNNNNNNNNNNNNNNNNNNNNNNNNNNNNNNNNNNNNNNNNNNNNNNNNNNNNNNNNNNNNNNNNNNNNNNNNNNNNNNNNNNNNNNNNNNNNNNNNNNNNNNNNNNNNNNNNNNNNNNNNNNNNNNNNNNNNNNNNNNNNNNNNNNNNNNNNNNNNNNNNNNNNNNNNNNNNNNNNNNNNNNNNNNNNNNNNNNNNNNNNNNNNNNNNNNNNNNNNNNNNNNNNNNNNNNNNNNNNNNNNNNNNNNNNNNNNNNNNNNNNNNNNNNNNNNNNNNNNNNNNNNNNNNNNNNNNNNNNNNNNNNNNNNNNNNNNNNNNNNNNNNNNNNNNNNNNNNNNNNNNNNNNNNNNNNNNNNNNNNNNNNNNNNNNNNNNNNNNNNNNNNNNNNNNNNNNNNNNNNNNNNNNNNNNNNNNNNNNNNNNNNNNNNNNNNNNNNNNNNNNNNNNNNNNNNNNNNNNNNNNNNNNNNNNNNNNNNNNNNNNNNNNNNNNNNNNNNNNNNNNNNNNNNNNNNNNNNNNNNNNNNNNNNNNNNNNNNNNNNNNNNNNNNNNNNNNNNNNNNNNNNNNNNNNNNNNNNNNNNNNNNNNNNNNNNNNNNNNNNNNNNNNNNNNNNNNNNNNNNNNNNNNNNNNNNNNNNNNNNNNNNNNNNNNNNNNNNNNNNNNNNNNNNNNNNNNNNNNNNNNNNNNNNNNNNNNNNNNNNNNNNNNNNNNNNNNNNNNNNNNNNNNNNNNNNNNNNNNNNNNNNNNNNNNNNNNNNNNNNNNNNNNNNNNNNNNNNNNNNNNNNNNNNNNNNNNNNNNNNNNNNNNNNNNNNNNNNNNNNNNNNNNNNNNNNNNNNNNNNNNNNNNNNNNNNNNNNNNNNNNNNNNNNNNNNNNNNNNNNNNNNNNNNNNNNNNNNNNNNNNNNNNNNNNNNNNNNNNNNNNNNNNNNNNNNNNNNNNNNNNNNNNNNNNNNNNNNNNNNNNNNNNNNNNNNNNNNNNNNNNNNNNNNNNNNNNNNNNNNNNNNNNNNNNNNNNNNNNNNNNNNNNNNNNNNNNNNNNNNNNNNNNNNNNNNNNNNNNNNNNNNNNNNNNNNNNNNNNNNNNNNNNNNNNNNNNNNNNNNNNNNNNNNNNNNNNNNNNNNNNNNNNNNNNNNNNNNNNNNNNNNNNNNNNNNNNNNNNNNNNNNNNNNNNNNNNNNNNNNNNNNNNNNNNNNNNNNNNNNNNNNNNNNNNNNNNNNNNNNNNNNNNNNNNNNNNNNNNNNNNNNNNNNNNNNNNNNNNNNNNNNNNNNNNNNNNNNNNNNNNNNNNNNNNNNNNNNNNNNNNNNNNNNNNNNNNNNNNNNNNNNNNNNNNNNNNNNNNNNNNNNNNNNNNNNNNNNNNNNNNNNNNNNNNNNNNNNNNNNNNNNNNNNNNNNNNNNNNNNNNNNNNNNNNNNNNNNNNNNNNNNNNNNNNNNNNNNNNNNNNNNNNNNNNNNNNNNNNNNNNNNNNNNNNNNNNNNNNNNNNNNNNNNNNNNNNNNNNNNNNNNNNNNNNNNNNNNNNNNNNNNNNNNNNNNNNNNNNNNNNNNNNNNNNNNNNNNNNTTCCTTCCTCTTGAGAGAACCACCTGACATTTGATACATTCTTGCTTGATCATCTTTCAAAGGTAATTGCCTTTGCACTAGTGTTGCTTCATCTCTCCCATCAGTTTCATGCCCTCCTGGCCCGGAATTTAAGTCAAGACCTGATCTAAACCACTGGGCACTGTTGTTATCTGACACTCCACCATTGCTACTACCATTTGGGAGGTTTACGACATAAGGCCTTGGATAATTAGACGGGATGGCAACTCCTGGACCCAATATTTGAGAGTTGACAGGAGGGAAACAAAGCCTGCCACTTGATGAAGAGTCCATGTATGGTGTTGAAGCACCTGAAAAATTTGCTGAGGCTAGAGGAAAACTAGTTCCAAAAGGAAACCCGGGATACTGAAACGCTGTGGGCGGAAATGAAACTGCCGGAGAAGATAGCAAAACTGGGCCTCTAAACATTTCAGGTGTAAATGAGGAAACTCCGGATGTTGGACCCACCATCCTCTGCGGTCCATTGCTGGTAATAACTGGATAAGGCTGATCACCTCGTTCAGGCAAGACTTGAGGAATGCCCATTGCTGAATAATTGTTAGCAGCAGGAAACCAAGAGGAGAAGCCAGCTGCCATGTTATCACTATGCATTCTTATTCCAGAGATCATTGGCTGTGATGTCAAGCCACTTCGGGACTGTTGAGAAAAAGCAATAGATGACTCCACGTTCAACTCATCAACAGCGGGTCCATCGtttaaatcaaaatctctaCGACCACCAGAAGATAAGTTTGCCTGCTTAAAAGATGAGTCTACCTGACGATCACTGCTTATTGTGTAATTATTCATATCAGTTGGATCATCAAGTTTATTTAGATCAAGATCCAGCCCACCAGAGGAATTTGTGGGGTTGGTAGATCTTTGGGAAGCCAGATCTTCAAGAACTCTCTCATCAGGTACATTTAGGTCAAAGTCTAAGAACATCTTCGTTTGCTTGCCAGCAGTTGTAGAGGCATCAGTCGAAGACACATTATTCAAGCCTAANNNNNNNNNNNNNNNNNNNNNNNNNNNNNNNNNNNNNNNNNNNNNNNNNNNNNNNNNNNNNNNNNNNNNNNNNNNNNNNNNNNNNNNNNNNNNNNNNNNNNNNNNNNNNNNNNNNNNNNNNNNNNNNNNNNNNNNNNNNNNNNNNNNNNNNNNNNNNNNNNNNNNNNNNNNNNNNNNNNNNNNNNNNNNNNNNNNNNNNNNNNNNNNNNNNNNNNNNNNNNNNNNNNNNNNNNNNNNNNNNNNNNNNNNNNNNNNNNNNNNNNNNNNNNNNNNNNNNNNNNNNNNNNNNNNNNNNNNNNNNNNNNNNNNNNNNNNNNNNNNNNNNNNNNNNNNNNNNNNNNNNNNNNNNNNNNNNNNNNNNNNNNNNNNNNNNNNNNNNNNNNNNNNNNNNNNNNNNNNNNNNNNNNNNNNNNNNNNNNNNNNNNNNNNNNNNNNNNNNNNNNNNNNNNNNNNNNNNNNNNNNNNNNNNNNNNNNNNNNNNNNNNNNNNNNNNNNNNNNNNNNNNNNNNNNNNNNNNNNNNNNNNNNNNNNNNNNNNNNNNNNNNNNNNNNNNNNNNNNNNNNNNNNNNNNNNNNNNNNNNNNNNNNNNNNNNNNNNNNNNNNNNNNNNNNNNNNNNNNNNNNNNNNNNNNNNNNNNNNNNNNNNNNNNNNNNNNNNNNNNNNNNNNNNNNNNNNNNNNNNNNNNNNNNNNNNNNNNNNNNNNNNNNNNNNNNGAGTCTACCTGACGATCACTGCTTATTGTGTAATTATTCATATCAGTTGGATCATCAAGTTTATTTAGATCAAGATCCAGCCCACCAGAGGAATTTGTGGGGTTGGTAGATCTTTGGGAAGCCAGATCTTCAAGAACTCTCTCATCAGGTACATTTAGGTCAAAGTCTAAGAACATCTTCGTTTGCTTGCCAGCAGTTGTAGAGGCATCAGTCGAAGACACATTATTCAAGCCTAATGGCACCACCTCCTGCACTTTTCTTGGCTCCGCTGGCCTGAAGGCACTAGTGGCAGCAGATCCTCTCCAGCCAACAGTTGCTTTGTTTCTCAATAAATCGTCACGAGGAACAAACGCACCCtttgcagcagcagcaacagtaATGGACGCAGGAAGTCGACTGGGTTGTAAAGGAACAGGCGTCATAGACACAGATCCAGAGAAACTATTTATATTCCCATTTCGTGTATCATCCCAATCGAAACCTTCATTTAGGTCAAATTCAACTCTGACTTCCATCTCTGACCTTGCTGAAACTGAAGGAACATCTGTGGCAACAGATGTACATTCCTCCGCTTCATCTCCGTCAGCTCCACTCATTCTAGACCCATTTGGTCTCCGACTATCTTCTGCAATTTTAGGTGAGACTACTTGCTGATCCAACGCCGCACTGCACCGTTTATCTACTTCAATACTCTTTTGAGACGCCACTACATGCTCAACTTCACTGTTAGTTTCAGATGAGTCCAGACGAGCTGTCACACGATTGTTCTTCTTTATATCTGATTGGTTAATATGATTAACCCCCATCTCATTGATCTTTTCAGTTACCAATCTATCAACGTATGCAGCCATCCCCCTGGAGAACCCAGAAGAGACTGGTATATCAGAACTCAACACTACCTGGGGTTTCTGTTCTTTCTTGTTCTCACCTAAGACATCCGAAGGAGTAGTGGCAACAGCCAGAGAATCTACTTTAGGACATAAGTCGACAGCTTTACATTCAGCTGACTCAGAGGTTTCCACCATTTCAGCTGTATCTGAAATGCGATTTGCCACTGATGTAATATCAGCCTTTTGGTCGTCAACAACCCCACAATCATTATCAGACACTTTTCTATCAACATTTGCAGTACCCATATCCTTGACAACCTCTGAAATATCTGATACACCTTCTCCCATTTTGTAAGATAGCTCAGAACTCAATATCACCTTTGGTTTCTCTTCTGTCCTACTATCACTAACAACGTTCGTGTGTGGTTGCTCAGCAGCCAAAGAATATGCATTTTGACTTCCGCCAATGGCTTTACATTCACTTACAATAGAGTTTCCTGTCCTCTTCGTTGTATCTGCCACTCTTTCTGTCTCTGATGTAAAATCAGTCTTTAGGTTACTAACTACACCACTATCACTATCATCAGACATGTTTTCTCCAACGGCTGTTGTGGGCAAAGCACTTGGAGCAACAACATCATCTGAATTTTCATTGCTCTCTAGGCACTGATCCACCAACCTTTGCAATTCTTCGATTTCTGAGTCGGAGTTCTCATCAAGATCTCCAGGCTTAGAATCATTCACATTCTCTAAAGCCGCAAACTGCTCACCACTAGGTCCACTACTACTGACATGTTGCTCATTATCAATCATGGGATTCTTGGCAAACGGTTCAGCTTGTTCGCGAGGTAAGCCATCCAAAGAATTTGTGATTCGTGGTGTATGGTTCTCTGCAATGGAGCTATCATTCATCTTGGAATCTGAAACCCTGGATACCGAGGGTGATGCGACAGGGGATTTGGACATTTCATCAGTAGCTACAGTAGCTAGAAGATTCATTCCAACATCATCCGCACCAGCCATAAATGCATTTGTCTCAGAGTCCCTGACACAACTTTCAATCAACGCATTCATTGAGCTATGTGATCCACAATGCCTTTTCCCAGTTTTAGCGTCATCTCCCAACGTGGGAGAAGTGGGTTTGGCAGTTCCTGCTACTTTACCAGAATCATTAACAGCCTTTCCATGCTCATCACCAGCATTAACAGAAGGGGAACCAGCAATCTCATCTGAAACTGTTGATAGATTTTTAAGATCATTGTTCTGCGAAGACTCGGTATTAGTATCAGGGCTAAAATTAGCTCGATATGTATCATTCATTTCTTTCATGTTTCGGTCAAACTGATCATACTTCTCTGAAGGAACAGGTGACGGAGCTCTGCTATTACCCACTGCAGGATCCTCAAAGGAACCTCCACTAACACTCTGTGCTGGACTACGGCCACGTTTAGGCAGCTTCACGATCAACTTGTTACTGCAACCTTCGGCCATCGGTACTTCACAAGTTTTTTCAGGTGCAGTTCTTTGTGATGAGAAACTCCTGCTCAGCCCAGTATTTCTTTGCTGCCCGTCATTAACAACAGCTACACCTGTTCCAGGTGATGGGGCTGATCTAGTAGAACTTGGAGATGTAGTTGCAGACTTCATGCTGTTCTCTGACGGTATTTTGACGGACACAGACTTAGACGGATGAAGATGTGATGATGAAGTCTTGGTTGCATCAGCGGATACACCTGAATGTCTACCTCCATGAGAGGCTTCAGAATGACGAGGTCTTCCAGGCCAAGATGCACCCTGATTGGATCCAGACTTTGCATCCATTTCTGCCTCAACACGTTTCTTCCATGTATCAACCAAGCTCCTTGCCTTTTTCCCAATTTCTGAATTCTTATGTGACCGCAAATGATTAACCGACTTTCCAATGTTACAAGTCTGGAGAGCATTGAGATTCACAGGTAGCTTATCAAGAGCACGAAGTAAGATCAAGAGAAAATCGTCCACTGATCTATCATTGTCTTTGGGACTGCTCGCATCCCCAATTTTCCCTTTATGAATTTCCTGTAGCCACTCATCAAAAACAGGCAATCCCCTCAGCTGGACAAAACGACTGAGGCAATCAAACTTGTCTGTTGCCGCTACAACGCTTGCAAGAATTGATCGGCCAACcaaatctatcttcttctcattcCTCTCAGGCAGCATGAGCTGCACCAAACTCTCAACCCCTTCAGAGTCCACTAGCCCACCTTTTTCCGTAATTTTAGCAATTTCAGATTTCAAACTGCTTTCTGTTCTCAAGAAACCAGAACCACTATCATCAACCCGACTGGGACGTTCCCTTTTCACAGACTCGGAGCCCTGATCAGGACGCTCTCTCTTCCTTCCCTTACCTTGCGAAGAAAAAGAGTTATTGTTCTGCATGCCATCAGAACCAGCTTTCACTTGCGTTGTTGTCGGACTATTCATCCTAGGAGAACGACCACCCTGTAGTGTGGTATGCACCTCGGAACGAGTCTTACACAATAACTTATCTACTTCTTGTTGCCGTTCctgcaaaaggagaaaaaaagtgTCAGCTAATAATACCAAGGAAAAAATAGACTGAAATCAGAAAGAGAACAATAGGTAGTAATGTAAAAATATCTCACATCTATATAGTTTTGATCAGTGAGCCACCAAATGCAATCGTTCATAACATCATAAACTCGCCAACACACAAAGGAAGAGATTCGAGATGGCAATCCAACGCCTCTAGGAAGAAAGGTAACTTTACAAGGATGGAGTAAGGAAGCAGCCGGTATCTCATCCTCGTGAAAGGAATAAAAGATTTCGTTAGGCTGAGCCTCCAAAAGGATGCCTTTGCCAAGCTTCAATTCAGCGGGTCTATAAAGCCAATTCACACGCAGCTTAAacttgccttcttcttctttctcaggAATAACCAAACGAATCAAACCAATGAAAGGTGGGCAATCCTGTGGTGGTTTAAAGAGTGCACAGTCACCAACACTAATTCTCCGTCCGTCCTGCATATACCCACCCAACATACAAAAACACACATCAGCCCCACAACACACTcatcaataaaaatcagaaattttgatcaaacaatcagcaaaaaaaaaaatcactcattTCCACAAATTCTTCAATGGAAAGACCCAAATCAGACGAATTTTAGCCCTCGGGGGTAAAAAAGGAGCAACCTTTATGGTTAAAATCACTCATTTCCACAAATTTTAACCCTCATCGATTGAATTGAACACAACGACCAAACAACAAAAGGCATAAAATAAAGGAACAACCTTTATGGATTAGAATTACCTTAGAGAAGgaagtagaggaagaagaaagagagagagacgaagaagcgTCGAGGCTCGAAATTAAACGGGAAGGAGCTCTAAACATAAGCCGAAGACGATGATTCTTCCTCTCAACAACATCACAAAGCCACCCATGCATAgccttctctcatcttcttcttctctttcgaacaacaacatttaaaaattaactCTTTCACAATTCTTCCTTCACCACCATCATCAAttgagaaaccctaattccGCTTTACGAATTCGAAGAAGAAATcctctttagggtttttttttgtttgtttgtttgaatagCGCctcagagagagagatccaacCAAACCGCGAAGATCCCACAAACGAGAAGAACGAAAAATCCGTAAAaagacccccaaaaaaaaaaaaacacacaaatcgaTCTTCTGGAAGAgatgtttttatcaaaataatcccctaaaaatatatatatatatattaaaattaaaagagagagaaacgggGCAAAAGGGGAAACTTCTTTGGAAGGAGTCGGGCAGATCGGgcagcttttttattttattttaaattttaaatttgtaataataatttgtttattttcaggTGTGACATGGAGAGAACAAAGAGAGATTGttatggttttagttttttttagccTTCCCCTGTTAATAGCTCTtttgactctctctcttttttttttttttgtgccaaTTTCCTATTTTGCAACAAAATCGTGATTCTAGGCGTATTATAttatttcagtttggtttaagttgaattattatttattcagttcatttaaaatagaaaatctcGTTTTTTAAATCGGAACAGAATTAGGAAACCACATTACAGcattaccaacaacaacaaaaactctgttttgttttctctttttaaggTTTAGTGGTGAATGAATTACACAATTCTGAATTGACCCCGGTTTAATCCGGTCGATCGAATGTTCCTGCCCTACATAGCAATTT
It encodes the following:
- the LOC104726889 gene encoding uncharacterized protein LOC104726889 isoform X1, which encodes MHGWLCDVVERKNHRLRLMFRAPSRLISSLDASSSLSLSSSSTSFSKDGRRISVGDCALFKPPQDCPPFIGLIRLVIPEKEEEGKFKLRVNWLYRPAELKLGKGILLEAQPNEIFYSFHEDEIPAASLLHPCKVTFLPRGVGLPSRISSFVCWRVYDVMNDCIWWLTDQNYIDERQQEVDKLLCKTRSEVHTTLQGGRSPRMNSPTTTQVKAGSDGMQNNNSFSSQGKGRKRERPDQGSESVKRERPSRVDDSGSGFLRTESSLKSEIAKITEKGGLVDSEGVESLVQLMLPERNEKKIDLVGRSILASVVAATDKFDCLSRFVQLRGLPVFDEWLQEIHKGKIGDASSPKDNDRSVDDFLLILLRALDKLPVNLNALQTCNIGKSVNHLRSHKNSEIGKKARSLVDTWKKRVEAEMDAKSGSNQGASWPGRPRHSEASHGGRHSGVSADATKTSSSHLHPSKSVSVKIPSENSMKSATTSPSSTRSAPSPGTGVAVVNDGQQRNTGLSRSFSSQRTAPEKTCEVPMAEGCSNKLIVKLPKRGRSPAQSVSGGSFEDPAVGNSRAPSPVPSEKYDQFDRNMKEMNDTYRANFSPDTNTESSQNNDLKNLSTVSDEIAGSPSVNAGDEHGKAVNDSGKVAGTAKPTSPTLGDDAKTGKRHCGSHSSMNALIESCVRDSETNAFMAGADDVGMNLLATVATDEMSKSPVASPSVSRVSDSKMNDSSIAENHTPRITNSLDGLPREQAEPFAKNPMIDNEQHVSSSGPSGEQFAALENVNDSKPGDLDENSDSEIEELQRLVDQCLESNENSDDVVAPSALPTTAVGENMSDDSDSGVVSNLKTDFTSETERVADTTKRTGNSIVSECKAIGGSQNAYSLAAEQPHTNVVSDSRTEEKPKVILSSELSYKMGEGVSDISEVVKDMGTANVDRKVSDNDCGVVDDQKADITSVANRISDTAEMVETSESAECKAVDLCPKVDSLAVATTPSDVLGENKKEQKPQVVLSSDIPVSSGFSRGMAAYVDRLVTEKINEMGVNHINQSDIKKNNRVTARLDSSETNSEVEHVVASQKSIEVDKRCSAALDQQVVSPKIAEDSRRPNGSRMSGADGDEAEECTSVATDVPSVSARSEMEVRVEFDLNEGFDWDDTRNGNINSFSGSVSMTPVPLQPSRLPASITVAAAAKGAFVPRDDLLRNKATVGWRGSAATSAFRPAEPRKVQEVVPLGLNNVSSTDASTTAGKQTKMFLDFDLNVPDERVLEDLASQRSTNPTNSSGGLDLDLNKLDDPTDMNNYTISSDRQVDSSFKQANLSSGGRRDFDLNDGPAVDELNVESSIAFSQQSRSSLTSQPMISGIRMNSDNMAAGFSSWFPAANNYSAMGIPQVLPDRGDQPFPVITSNGPQRMVGPTSGVSSFTPEMFRGPVLLSSPAVSFPPTAYQYPGFPFGTSFPLASTNFSGASTPYMDSSSSGRLCFPPVNSQILGPGVAIPSNYPRPYVVNLPNGSSNGGVSDNNSAQWFRSGLDLNSGPGGHETDGRDEATLVQRQLPLKDDQARMYQMSGGSLKRKETDGGWDGYKQSSWQ